The Mesoterricola silvestris sequence GTTCAGGGCGAACTTGTCCGCCAGGATCATGGAGGCGGGGTTCCGGGCGTCCAGGTGGAAGACGTCCACCTTGTTGGAGGCGCCGGCGGAGCGGATCACGTAGATGGAGGTGGCGTCGGCGCTGGTGACCTGGACCCCGCCCACTTCGGAAATGGCCTTGGCGAGGGTGAGCTTGCCGTGCACCAGGGGGATGTTCCCGGGGCGCATGAGTTCGCCCATGAGGTACACGGGCTCCTCGCTGGCGTTGGGGATCTGCAGGGAGTCGCCGTCCTGGAGCAGGATCTGGCCGGAGGCCGTGCCCATGGCCAGGATGGACTGGAAATTCAGCGTCCAGGATTTCGAACCCCGGGTCAGGACCATGCGGCTGTCATCGGCCGCGGGATTCAGGCCTCCGGCCCGGTTGATGGCCTCGGCCAGGGTGAAGGGGACGTCGGTGACGGGGTACACGGCGGGGTTGCGCACTTCGCCGCCCACGTAGACCTTCTGGGAGCGGTACACCAGCACCTTCACGTCCACCTGGGGATTGCGGAGGGACTTGGCCAGCTGGGTGGTGAGGCTGTCGCGCACCTGGCTGACGGTCATGCCCGCGACCTTGAGCTTGCCCACGTAGGGGAAGAAGATGTTCCCCTCCTCGTCCACCA is a genomic window containing:
- a CDS encoding polysaccharide biosynthesis/export family protein; translated protein: MLQTLGHAEVPSTLATRARSGLTLGLLALTLAVGCKAPGMKLSSRPNSHERPEDVGGLSVTLHPLSPDLVNRQATRPPTPVDISALVADRAQPYRLGSQDVLLVTVWDHPEISLPMGPNRTDTSYGNLVDEEGNIFFPYVGKLKVAGMTVSQVRDSLTTQLAKSLRNPQVDVKVLVYRSQKVYVGGEVRNPAVYPVTDVPFTLAEAINRAGGLNPAADDSRMVLTRGSKSWTLNFQSILAMGTASGQILLQDGDSLQIPNASEEPVYLMGELMRPGNIPLVHGKLTLAKAISEVGGVQVTSADATSIYVIRSAGASNKVDVFHLDARNPASMILADKFALNPRDIVYVDAGTLVRFSRVMNLLLPTINAITAGTATGAQVYYFKKRL